From a single Thalassophryne amazonica chromosome 7, fThaAma1.1, whole genome shotgun sequence genomic region:
- the hint3 gene encoding histidine triad nucleotide-binding protein 3 gives MATVEVPPQPQLAPVRATNSVPPEGYEKKCIFCRIANNEIGTELLHCDEELSCFQDIKPGAPHHYLVIPNSHVGNCKSLSKEHIPLVQRMVERGKELLQGKNVTDMSDVRFGFHWPPFSSVTHLHLHVLAPASQMSFMSRLIYRNNSYWFITADQLIELLNSKGETS, from the exons atggcgaCAGTGGAGGTTCCACCACAACCACAACTTGCTCCTGTTAGAGCAACAAACAGCGTCCCACCTGAAGGATACGAGAAGAAGTGTATCTTCTGCAGGATCGCAAATAATGAAATTGGCACGGAACTTCTTCATTGC GATGAGGAACTCTCATGCTTCCAAGACATCAAACCTGGAGCTCCCCACCATTATCTGGTCATCCCAAACTCACACGTTGGCAATTGTAAATCACTCAGCAAAGAACACATACCTTTGG TGCAAAGGATGGTTGAGAGAGGGAAGGAGCTCCTGCAGGGAAAAAATGTGACAGATATGAGTGATGTCAG GTTTGGTTTCCATTGGCCACCATTCTCTTCTGTCACACACCTCCACCTTCATGTTTTGGCACCTGCTAGTCAAATGAGCTTCATGTCACGCCTTATTTACAGAAACAATTCCTATTGGTTCATCACG